One Corynebacterium tuberculostearicum DNA window includes the following coding sequences:
- a CDS encoding DUF3068 domain-containing protein has product MLPKSRIFSVLLLGLGVALIAAGIVAPAFLDYSPRLPLNLKNSTWTLHDDSADSQQLSKDGTTPYSGPMTYQINMDIQEPSDDEKATVRIGETRMRGEGEGLNDLSQAQVWTYPVDRLSGEAAGEATLSHTLATPSDTVTVDGYWLKFPADAEKTNYPVFDPTLRKAVDAVFEEETTMDGRTVYRYHQEIEPTNVAQLFAADGNTTSLPKEGGGEEQGYLTHSGSRDFYVDQQTGLVVGMDMDIDDYYADREGVGRERAFVFNGSTSEEDQQALLKEAAEFPRDRVAEIVRWGAIGLGALLALLGIIGALGLFGGKNKHARSRHNRGRIGGSAVPASR; this is encoded by the coding sequence ATGCTGCCCAAGTCCCGCATTTTTTCCGTCCTGCTCCTAGGCCTCGGCGTCGCGCTTATCGCCGCCGGTATTGTGGCGCCGGCGTTTTTGGATTACTCCCCGCGGCTGCCGCTGAACCTGAAAAACAGTACGTGGACACTGCACGATGATTCTGCGGATTCGCAGCAGCTGTCCAAGGACGGCACCACGCCGTATTCGGGCCCCATGACCTACCAAATCAACATGGATATCCAGGAGCCCTCGGACGATGAGAAGGCCACCGTGCGCATCGGTGAGACCCGCATGCGTGGCGAGGGGGAGGGCCTCAATGACCTGAGCCAGGCCCAGGTGTGGACGTACCCCGTGGATCGCCTGAGCGGCGAGGCGGCGGGGGAGGCCACGTTGAGCCACACACTTGCGACCCCGTCCGACACGGTGACTGTGGACGGCTATTGGCTCAAGTTCCCAGCGGACGCGGAGAAGACTAACTACCCGGTCTTTGACCCGACGCTGCGCAAGGCCGTCGATGCGGTCTTTGAAGAAGAAACCACGATGGACGGCCGCACGGTCTACCGCTACCACCAAGAGATCGAGCCGACCAACGTCGCGCAGCTCTTTGCGGCCGATGGCAATACCACCAGCTTGCCCAAGGAAGGCGGCGGCGAGGAGCAGGGCTACCTGACCCACTCCGGCAGCCGTGACTTCTATGTGGACCAGCAAACCGGCCTCGTGGTGGGCATGGATATGGATATCGATGATTACTACGCGGACCGCGAGGGCGTGGGCCGTGAGCGCGCCTTCGTCTTTAATGGCTCTACCTCCGAAGAGGACCAGCAGGCGCTGCTCAAAGAGGCGGCAGAATTCCCGCGCGACCGCGTGGCGGAGATCGTGCGGTGGGGTGCCATCGGCCTCGGTGCACTTTTAGCCCTGCTCGGAATCATTGGCGCATTGGGCCTATTTGGCGGCAAGAATAAGCATGCCCGCTCGCGCCATAACCGCGGGCGCATCGGCGGGAGCGCGGTGCCGGCGAGCCGGTAA
- a CDS encoding HigA family addiction module antitoxin: MTSSIITNKGEESSDVVPVPHPGEVLREEFLEPLGLTQYRLAKDIFSSKSQISKLVRGRIGISAEMALRLSAYFGNSAEFWLGLQEEFDLWCARQTTDTSSIIAWNAQTA, translated from the coding sequence TTGACTTCATCGATTATCACAAATAAGGGGGAAGAGTCCTCGGATGTCGTCCCCGTTCCACACCCTGGAGAGGTTCTGCGCGAGGAATTTCTGGAGCCGCTCGGACTGACTCAATACCGCTTAGCCAAGGATATTTTTAGCTCCAAGTCCCAAATTTCCAAGCTGGTGCGTGGGCGCATTGGGATTAGTGCGGAAATGGCGCTCCGTCTTTCCGCTTATTTTGGCAATTCGGCAGAGTTTTGGCTGGGGCTGCAAGAAGAGTTTGATCTCTGGTGCGCGCGGCAGACCACGGATACTAGCAGCATCATCGCTTGGAATGCGCAGACGGCTTAA
- a CDS encoding type II toxin-antitoxin system RelE/ParE family toxin — translation MEFRRGSLERFHTDGKAPKYVPPELRRILRRKFIMIDRAASLADLRIPPANHLERLKGQWDGFYSIRVNAQWRVVFRWTGKGAVDVDFIDYHK, via the coding sequence GTGGAGTTCAGGAGGGGTAGCTTAGAGCGCTTTCACACAGATGGTAAGGCGCCAAAGTACGTGCCCCCTGAACTGCGAAGGATACTGCGTCGCAAATTCATCATGATTGACCGAGCAGCCTCTCTTGCCGATTTGAGGATTCCACCAGCGAATCACTTAGAGAGGCTGAAAGGGCAGTGGGACGGATTTTATTCCATCCGTGTTAATGCGCAGTGGAGAGTAGTCTTCCGGTGGACAGGGAAAGGAGCTGTGGACGTTGACTTCATCGATTATCACAAATAA
- the rplL gene encoding 50S ribosomal protein L7/L12 — translation MAKLTKDELIEAFKEMTLIELSEFVKEFEEVFDVEAAAPVAAVAAGAPAEGGAGAAEEKTEFDVVLTDAGAKKIGVIKAVREIVSGLGLKEAKEMVEGAPKAILEGASKDDAEAAKAKLEEAGASVELK, via the coding sequence ATGGCTAAGCTCACCAAGGACGAGCTCATTGAAGCTTTCAAGGAAATGACCCTCATCGAACTGTCCGAGTTCGTTAAGGAATTTGAAGAGGTATTCGACGTTGAGGCTGCTGCTCCGGTTGCTGCTGTTGCAGCTGGCGCTCCGGCTGAGGGCGGCGCTGGTGCCGCTGAGGAGAAGACCGAGTTCGACGTCGTTCTGACCGACGCTGGCGCTAAGAAGATTGGCGTTATTAAGGCTGTCCGCGAGATCGTCTCCGGTCTGGGCCTGAAGGAAGCTAAGGAAATGGTCGAGGGTGCTCCTAAGGCTATCCTCGAGGGCGCTTCCAAGGACGACGCTGAGGCTGCTAAGGCTAAGCTGGAAGAGGCTGGCGCTTCCGTCGAGCTCAAGTAA
- the rplJ gene encoding 50S ribosomal protein L10, which produces MANPKNTADLAELKEKLAGANSVVLTEYRGLTVSQLQELRNDLGFDVEYSVAKNTLFKIAAKEAGIEGLDDLLTGPTAIAFIKGEAVDAAKVITKFADDNKALIIKGGYMDGNALSADQVEAIAKLDNRETTLAKLAGAMKGSMAKAAALFNAPATKAVRTVAALQDKKEAEA; this is translated from the coding sequence ATGGCAAACCCAAAGAACACTGCAGACCTGGCAGAGCTGAAGGAGAAGCTGGCTGGCGCTAACTCTGTTGTACTGACCGAGTACCGCGGCCTGACCGTATCCCAGCTGCAGGAGCTGCGTAACGATCTGGGCTTTGACGTTGAATACTCCGTCGCCAAGAACACCCTTTTCAAGATCGCTGCCAAGGAAGCTGGCATCGAAGGTCTTGATGATTTGCTGACTGGCCCGACCGCAATTGCGTTCATCAAGGGCGAGGCAGTGGATGCTGCGAAGGTCATCACCAAGTTCGCTGATGACAACAAGGCACTCATCATCAAGGGTGGCTACATGGACGGCAACGCACTGTCTGCCGACCAGGTTGAGGCCATCGCCAAGCTGGATAACCGCGAGACCACCCTCGCAAAGCTGGCTGGCGCTATGAAGGGTTCTATGGCGAAGGCAGCCGCTCTCTTCAACGCTCCTGCAACCAAGGCTGTACGCACCGTCGCAGCTCTGCAGGACAAGAAGGAAGCAGAAGCTTAA
- a CDS encoding cryptochrome/photolyase family protein gives MTSLMWFRDDLRLHDNQALSRAAEAASLGDVPLVAVVLDEPAYPGTRPLGGATTWWRERSLYALARDLADHGVELIRAAGDARTEIPRLAAELGATTVTWTRRYHGPLREVDASVKETLTSQGITATSSPGFTLVEPWEVTNGQGQPYKVFTPFSKAAASQVAGDEPEGVPEMGASASSASAWPKPTEPAWAASLAEHWTPGEAGARERLAQLDLANYAEERDIPALNATSLLSPHLRFGEVSPREVWFAAAEEPEAAKFHSELLWRDFAWHRLYHLPNLATENVREKFDRFDWSWDDPRLKDWQAGTTGIPLVDAGMRELWATGYMHNRVRMVVGSFLTKNLGIHWRLGEEWFWDTLVDADAASNPFNWQWVAGCGDDAAPFFRIFNPETQAKRFDPDGEYVRRWAPALSAPPIVDLKESRQAALDAYAEIKD, from the coding sequence ATGACCAGCCTGATGTGGTTCCGCGATGACCTGCGCCTGCACGATAACCAGGCCCTTTCCCGCGCGGCCGAGGCCGCCTCGCTTGGCGACGTCCCCTTGGTCGCCGTCGTCCTCGACGAGCCTGCCTATCCCGGCACCCGCCCGCTGGGCGGCGCGACCACGTGGTGGCGCGAACGTTCCCTCTATGCCCTCGCCCGCGACCTTGCCGACCACGGTGTAGAACTCATTCGCGCCGCCGGCGATGCCCGCACGGAAATCCCCCGCCTGGCCGCAGAACTGGGCGCCACCACCGTCACGTGGACCCGCCGCTACCACGGCCCCTTGCGCGAGGTCGATGCGAGCGTCAAGGAAACCCTAACCTCCCAGGGCATTACCGCCACCTCCTCGCCCGGCTTCACCCTTGTCGAACCCTGGGAGGTCACCAATGGCCAGGGCCAGCCCTATAAGGTCTTTACTCCCTTCTCCAAGGCCGCCGCCTCCCAGGTGGCGGGAGATGAACCGGAGGGGGTGCCGGAGATGGGGGCGTCGGCAAGCAGTGCATCTGCCTGGCCCAAACCCACCGAACCGGCATGGGCCGCATCCCTGGCCGAGCACTGGACGCCCGGCGAGGCCGGCGCGCGCGAGCGACTAGCCCAGCTGGACCTGGCCAACTACGCCGAGGAGCGCGATATCCCCGCGCTCAATGCCACCTCCCTACTCTCGCCCCACCTGCGCTTTGGCGAGGTCTCCCCGCGCGAGGTGTGGTTCGCGGCGGCCGAGGAGCCCGAAGCCGCCAAGTTCCACTCCGAGCTGCTGTGGCGCGACTTTGCCTGGCACCGCCTCTACCACCTGCCCAATCTCGCCACCGAGAACGTGCGGGAGAAATTCGACCGCTTCGACTGGTCCTGGGATGACCCGCGGCTCAAGGACTGGCAGGCCGGCACTACCGGAATTCCGCTTGTCGACGCCGGAATGCGCGAGCTATGGGCCACCGGGTACATGCACAACCGCGTGCGCATGGTGGTGGGCTCCTTCCTCACCAAGAACCTGGGCATCCACTGGCGCCTGGGCGAGGAATGGTTCTGGGACACCTTGGTGGACGCCGATGCCGCCTCCAACCCGTTTAATTGGCAGTGGGTGGCCGGCTGCGGCGATGACGCCGCGCCCTTCTTCCGCATCTTCAACCCCGAAACGCAGGCCAAACGCTTCGACCCCGACGGCGAGTACGTGCGCCGCTGGGCACCCGCGCTGTCTGCCCCACCCATCGTCGACCTGAAGGAATCGCGCCAAGCCGCGCTCGATGCCTATGCGGAGATCAAGGATTAA
- a CDS encoding pyridoxal-phosphate dependent enzyme, with protein MGPMMSPRIHSQAHPPIGNTPLMRVEAISPRPDVHLYLKLEQFNLGGSAKDRTARALIQAALAAGDIRPGSTLVESSSGNLGMALARQAPLQGMKFHCVVDPRVNASTVATMRAYGAHVELLDHPDPETGDWLTARRTRVAELLEEIPDSFNLNQYSNEAAFHAHAEGTMTEIVDQLGQAPSHLLVAMSTTGTLGGCVRKLSELGADTHTIGVDAEGSVLFGGERGTRMLPGYGAGIVTELSTKFSPSSVERVPDLDAIVAARQLAQAEGLLPGASGGAVIAAFQSLAPSLPAGAEVVAVLHDAGQPYLDTIYNDSWVCENFDISPAELAARIEGSAQ; from the coding sequence ATGGGGCCAATGATGAGCCCCAGGATTCATTCTCAAGCGCACCCGCCCATTGGCAATACCCCACTCATGCGAGTGGAGGCGATTAGTCCCCGGCCGGATGTCCACCTCTATCTCAAACTCGAACAATTCAACCTCGGCGGTTCTGCAAAAGACCGGACGGCACGAGCACTGATCCAGGCGGCGCTTGCAGCCGGCGATATCCGTCCTGGTTCGACGCTGGTGGAATCTTCCTCCGGCAACCTGGGCATGGCTCTAGCTCGCCAAGCCCCGCTACAAGGCATGAAGTTCCATTGCGTGGTGGATCCGCGGGTCAACGCCTCCACGGTGGCTACCATGCGGGCCTACGGCGCACACGTGGAATTGCTCGACCACCCCGATCCAGAAACCGGCGATTGGCTCACCGCCCGCCGCACCCGCGTGGCCGAGCTTTTGGAAGAGATCCCCGATTCTTTCAACCTCAACCAGTATTCCAATGAAGCCGCCTTCCACGCCCACGCGGAAGGCACCATGACGGAGATTGTGGACCAGCTCGGCCAGGCCCCTAGCCATCTACTCGTGGCTATGAGCACCACCGGAACCCTTGGCGGCTGCGTACGCAAGCTCTCCGAGCTGGGCGCCGATACCCACACAATCGGCGTTGATGCGGAAGGCTCCGTGCTTTTTGGTGGTGAGCGCGGTACCCGCATGCTGCCCGGCTACGGCGCAGGTATCGTGACCGAGCTATCCACCAAGTTTTCGCCTTCTTCCGTGGAGAGGGTTCCAGATCTCGATGCCATCGTTGCCGCCCGACAACTCGCCCAAGCAGAGGGCCTGCTGCCTGGCGCTTCCGGCGGTGCCGTCATCGCCGCCTTCCAGAGCCTCGCACCCTCCCTACCGGCAGGGGCCGAAGTGGTTGCCGTGCTGCACGACGCCGGCCAGCCTTACCTGGACACCATTTATAACGACTCCTGGGTGTGCGAAAACTTTGACATTTCGCCCGCTGAACTTGCCGCGCGCATCGAAGGGTCAGCGCAGTGA
- a CDS encoding FAD/NAD(P)-binding protein yields MTSSRSARRIAIIGAGPRGLWAVEELLERARVPLDVTVFDPYPAGAGAVYRPQQPLQWRLNVNCAIVTTAHDNFNAWRTRRGADTTDAFPPRAQVGQFLADTWSAAVRRAPAHVRIRHLPHRVTAVSADGEGFMVDGAPFDEVLVCTGHDHLHAGSLAYEASCVPVTGLYFGADLQSSARRIGVRGAALSFIDVCLLYGDTAETIYPVSRSGRFMEVKPAPETLLPEVSPRWRQACAHIDNASELREILIGAAGEIGDFSTADLAAVIDGQDFTGDAVAELEASLRAAEGTGPLTPAAAVGAAFRGVFQDCVDWHKAHGPMPGFRELSRALERVAFGPPPVTARRLLELLHSGVVNTDYLGTPGQIDSWREKGGVDLLIDATVAPQATPSPFHDVPGVVEIGRMNELSLPGHDSLNRSVHDDIPRWAEKVGNP; encoded by the coding sequence GTGACTTCTTCTCGTTCTGCCCGCCGCATTGCCATCATTGGAGCTGGCCCGCGTGGCCTTTGGGCCGTCGAGGAACTCCTCGAGCGCGCCCGCGTTCCACTCGATGTCACCGTCTTTGACCCCTACCCCGCCGGTGCGGGCGCCGTCTACCGCCCGCAGCAGCCGCTGCAGTGGCGCCTCAACGTCAACTGCGCCATCGTCACCACGGCCCACGATAATTTCAACGCTTGGCGCACCCGCCGCGGTGCAGACACCACCGATGCCTTCCCACCGCGGGCTCAGGTGGGCCAGTTTCTCGCCGATACCTGGTCCGCCGCAGTGCGCCGCGCGCCGGCCCACGTTCGCATCCGGCACCTGCCGCACCGCGTGACCGCGGTAAGCGCCGACGGAGAAGGTTTCATGGTCGATGGCGCCCCCTTCGACGAAGTCCTGGTCTGCACCGGCCACGACCATCTCCACGCCGGTTCCTTGGCCTATGAGGCCTCGTGCGTACCGGTCACCGGTCTCTACTTCGGTGCCGATCTCCAGAGCTCCGCACGGCGGATCGGCGTACGCGGTGCCGCCCTAAGCTTCATCGATGTGTGCCTGCTGTATGGCGATACCGCCGAAACCATCTACCCGGTTAGCCGCAGCGGGCGCTTCATGGAGGTAAAGCCAGCCCCAGAGACACTGTTGCCGGAGGTGTCACCGCGGTGGCGGCAGGCCTGCGCGCATATCGACAACGCTTCGGAGCTGCGTGAGATCCTCATCGGGGCGGCAGGCGAAATCGGTGACTTCTCTACTGCCGACCTCGCCGCCGTTATCGACGGTCAGGATTTCACTGGCGATGCCGTCGCTGAGCTCGAGGCTTCCCTACGTGCGGCCGAAGGTACCGGTCCGCTCACCCCGGCCGCGGCCGTGGGTGCGGCGTTTCGTGGGGTATTCCAAGACTGCGTCGATTGGCACAAGGCGCATGGCCCCATGCCTGGCTTCCGCGAGCTTTCACGCGCCCTTGAGCGCGTGGCTTTTGGTCCGCCACCGGTCACAGCCAGGCGCCTGCTCGAGCTGCTCCACTCCGGCGTGGTGAATACCGACTACCTAGGCACGCCTGGCCAGATAGATTCCTGGCGGGAAAAGGGCGGCGTGGATCTGCTTATCGACGCCACCGTTGCTCCCCAGGCCACCCCCTCCCCCTTCCACGACGTTCCTGGCGTGGTGGAAATTGGCCGGATGAATGAGCTCTCCCTGCCCGGCCATGACTCCCTTAACCGTTCCGTGCACGATGACATCCCCCGCTGGGCGGAGAAAGTAGGAAACCCATGA
- a CDS encoding Y4yA family PLP-dependent enzyme, whose protein sequence is MTTTTPVEPLPVHGTVPLRARWERWMRDLVENPQRVSALTSRFGSPVNVLNPAPLRHNAQELLDAGASHGVETQVFFARKANKALCFVDAARDAGLGVDVASENELRQVLDRGVAPERIILSAAIKTDGLLHLAVSRGVTISCDSRAESHHIAAIARDLNTTAHVAPRLAPDPNSLPPTRFGERLPAWRQSEWPQELRVVGVHVHLHGYSEADRRTALAEAISLVEHVRTLGQPAGFIDIGGGVPMSYLESREQWENYLERIASQRAGTGEPFTWKSDPLSNTYPFWQEPTRGQWLDQLLSGEVPGYGAAGTALRERDIALHLEPGRSLLDGCGVILAEVSFLKERSDGLPLIGVAMNRTQCRTAADDILLDPLLVPTAGPVKDISREPRTGFVVGAYCIEDEVILRRELDFPDGIAVGDTLAIPNTAGYFMHILESASHQIPLARNVYFDGGDWVPDDIDVV, encoded by the coding sequence ATGACCACCACCACCCCTGTAGAGCCACTACCCGTTCACGGCACCGTCCCGCTGCGCGCCCGGTGGGAACGGTGGATGCGTGATCTCGTCGAAAACCCGCAGCGCGTCAGCGCATTGACCTCGCGCTTCGGTTCTCCGGTGAACGTGTTGAATCCCGCTCCGCTGCGCCACAATGCCCAAGAGCTGCTCGACGCGGGCGCTTCCCACGGCGTGGAGACCCAGGTGTTTTTCGCACGCAAGGCCAATAAGGCTCTGTGTTTTGTCGATGCTGCGCGCGATGCCGGGCTCGGGGTGGATGTAGCCAGCGAGAACGAGCTCCGCCAAGTGCTCGACCGCGGTGTCGCCCCCGAGCGCATCATCCTCAGCGCCGCTATCAAAACCGATGGCTTGCTCCACCTCGCGGTTTCGCGGGGAGTTACTATCTCTTGTGATTCTCGCGCCGAATCCCACCACATCGCCGCCATCGCGCGGGATTTAAACACCACCGCCCACGTGGCGCCACGCCTCGCTCCAGATCCGAACTCCCTACCTCCCACCCGCTTCGGCGAGAGGCTGCCGGCATGGCGGCAATCCGAGTGGCCACAGGAACTTCGTGTTGTGGGCGTCCACGTGCACCTGCATGGCTATAGCGAGGCCGACCGCCGAACCGCCCTTGCAGAGGCAATTTCCTTGGTCGAGCACGTACGCACATTGGGCCAGCCCGCAGGTTTCATCGATATCGGCGGCGGCGTGCCCATGAGCTACCTGGAATCCCGCGAGCAGTGGGAGAATTACCTCGAGCGCATCGCCTCCCAACGCGCTGGTACCGGTGAACCATTCACGTGGAAATCGGATCCGCTCTCCAATACTTACCCCTTCTGGCAGGAGCCGACGCGCGGTCAGTGGTTGGACCAGCTCCTCTCCGGCGAGGTCCCCGGCTACGGCGCCGCTGGCACTGCGCTGCGCGAGCGGGATATCGCACTTCACCTGGAGCCCGGCCGCAGCCTCCTCGACGGCTGTGGAGTCATCCTCGCCGAGGTGAGCTTCCTCAAAGAACGCTCTGATGGCCTGCCCCTTATCGGCGTGGCGATGAATCGCACCCAATGCCGGACCGCCGCAGATGACATCCTGCTAGACCCCCTCCTGGTACCTACGGCTGGGCCGGTAAAGGATATCTCCCGCGAGCCACGCACCGGCTTTGTGGTGGGCGCCTACTGCATTGAAGACGAGGTTATCCTCCGCCGCGAACTGGACTTCCCGGACGGCATCGCCGTAGGAGATACCCTCGCCATTCCGAATACAGCCGGATATTTTATGCACATCCTGGAGTCTGCTTCGCACCAAATTCCTTTGGCACGCAACGTCTACTTCGACGGCGGCGATTGGGTGCCAGACGATATTGACGTCGTGTAG
- the rplA gene encoding 50S ribosomal protein L1: MSTKSKAYKAAAELVDKSRLYRPIEATKLAKETSSKNFDATVDVVFRLGVDPRKADQLVRGTVSLPNGTGKDVRVAVFAEGEKATAAQEAGADIVGTAELIEQINEGNIDFDVAIATPDQMAKVGRVARVLGPRGLMPNPKTGTVTADVAKAISEVKGGKISFRVDKAANLHAILGKASFDAEKLAENYGALMDEIQRLKPSSAKGIYVKRATISTTSGPGIPVDGSVVKDYTA; this comes from the coding sequence ATGAGCACCAAGTCTAAGGCTTATAAGGCCGCTGCGGAACTGGTAGATAAGTCCCGCCTGTACCGTCCGATCGAGGCTACCAAGCTGGCCAAGGAGACCTCCTCCAAGAACTTCGACGCCACCGTTGACGTCGTCTTCCGCCTGGGCGTTGACCCGCGCAAGGCTGACCAGCTGGTTCGCGGCACCGTTTCCCTGCCTAACGGCACCGGTAAGGACGTTCGCGTTGCTGTCTTCGCTGAGGGCGAGAAGGCTACCGCTGCTCAGGAAGCTGGCGCTGACATCGTCGGCACCGCTGAACTGATCGAGCAGATCAACGAGGGCAACATCGACTTCGACGTTGCTATCGCTACCCCGGATCAGATGGCCAAGGTTGGCCGCGTTGCCCGCGTCCTGGGCCCGCGTGGTCTGATGCCGAACCCGAAGACCGGTACCGTTACCGCAGACGTTGCTAAGGCAATCTCTGAGGTTAAGGGCGGCAAGATCTCTTTCCGCGTTGATAAGGCTGCTAACCTGCACGCCATCCTTGGCAAGGCATCCTTCGACGCTGAGAAGCTGGCTGAGAACTACGGCGCCCTCATGGATGAGATCCAGCGCCTGAAGCCTTCTTCCGCTAAGGGTATTTACGTCAAGCGCGCTACCATCTCCACCACCTCCGGCCCGGGCATCCCGGTTGACGGTTCCGTGGTTAAGGATTACACCGCGTAA
- the rplK gene encoding 50S ribosomal protein L11 — MAPKKKVSGFIKLQIEAGAANPAPPVGPALGAHGVNIMEFCKAYNAATENQRGNVVPVEITVYEDRSFDFKLKTPPAAKLLLKAAGIQKGSGVPHTDKVGSVSWDQCKEIAETKFADLNARDIENGARIIAGTARSMGITVDGAPEK; from the coding sequence ATGGCTCCTAAGAAGAAGGTATCCGGCTTCATCAAGCTGCAGATCGAGGCAGGCGCCGCTAACCCGGCACCGCCAGTTGGCCCGGCACTGGGTGCCCACGGTGTCAACATCATGGAGTTCTGCAAGGCTTATAACGCCGCTACCGAGAACCAGCGTGGCAACGTGGTTCCGGTTGAGATCACCGTCTACGAGGACCGTTCCTTCGACTTCAAGCTGAAGACCCCGCCGGCAGCTAAGCTGCTGCTGAAGGCCGCTGGCATCCAGAAGGGCTCCGGCGTCCCACACACCGACAAGGTCGGCTCTGTGTCTTGGGATCAGTGCAAGGAAATCGCAGAGACCAAGTTTGCGGACCTGAACGCACGTGACATCGAGAACGGCGCTCGCATCATCGCCGGTACCGCCCGCTCCATGGGCATCACCGTTGATGGCGCACCGGAGAAGTAA
- the nusG gene encoding transcription termination/antitermination protein NusG: MSDENNVETVGTSLEEAMQSNVQEQAAEHASSVEEAQQEDATPAAPAAEETEGTAESTDAAGESAESTDAAEPAATEAEAEGAAPEAGEDESEDAAYRKRLRAFTRELKKQPGQWYIIQCYSGYENKVKTNLDMRAQTLEVEDSIFEVVVPIEQVLETKDGKKKIVKRKLLPGYVLVRAELNDAAWSVIRETPGVTSFVGNEGNATPVKTRDVAKFLMPNEAPSTKGDAAPNEAEGEQVVAMPEKEVAKKYAHDFEVGEAVTILSGPLAAVSATISEIDPETGKMQGLVSIFGRETPVELSPTEIERIS, from the coding sequence ATGAGCGACGAGAACAACGTCGAAACCGTAGGCACCTCGCTGGAAGAGGCAATGCAGTCCAACGTGCAGGAGCAGGCGGCAGAGCACGCTAGCTCTGTAGAAGAAGCGCAGCAGGAGGATGCTACCCCAGCCGCTCCGGCAGCGGAAGAAACTGAAGGAACGGCTGAGTCCACCGACGCTGCAGGCGAGTCCGCCGAGTCCACCGACGCAGCGGAACCGGCAGCGACCGAAGCAGAGGCCGAGGGTGCAGCCCCTGAGGCCGGCGAAGACGAGTCCGAGGATGCCGCCTACCGCAAGCGCCTGCGCGCCTTTACCCGCGAACTGAAGAAGCAGCCGGGCCAGTGGTACATCATTCAGTGCTACTCCGGCTACGAAAACAAGGTAAAGACCAACCTGGACATGCGTGCCCAGACCCTCGAGGTAGAAGATTCCATCTTCGAGGTCGTAGTTCCTATTGAGCAGGTCCTAGAGACCAAGGACGGCAAGAAGAAGATCGTGAAGCGCAAGCTGCTACCGGGCTACGTCCTGGTTCGCGCTGAGCTTAACGACGCCGCATGGTCCGTCATCCGCGAAACCCCAGGCGTGACCTCCTTCGTGGGCAACGAAGGCAACGCCACCCCGGTCAAGACCCGCGACGTGGCAAAGTTCCTCATGCCCAACGAGGCACCGTCCACCAAGGGCGATGCTGCCCCGAACGAGGCAGAGGGCGAGCAGGTTGTGGCTATGCCGGAGAAGGAAGTGGCCAAGAAGTACGCGCACGATTTCGAGGTGGGCGAGGCCGTGACCATCCTGTCCGGCCCGCTGGCCGCCGTATCCGCGACCATTTCCGAGATCGACCCGGAGACCGGCAAGATGCAGGGTCTGGTGTCCATCTTCGGCCGCGAGACCCCGGTGGAGCTGTCGCCGACCGAGATCGAGCGCATCTCCTAA
- the secE gene encoding preprotein translocase subunit SecE, which produces MSDEQQPKNSGASRPTGKRQLSGAATTSSADYADKHVVRVEDKNHDDTPGGGVAAFPGEVASEMKKVVWPTAKEMLQYTLITFAFLIVLTVLVWGVDTLAGLGVEQVLSD; this is translated from the coding sequence GTGAGCGATGAGCAGCAGCCGAAGAATTCGGGTGCATCGCGCCCGACCGGTAAGCGTCAGCTCTCTGGTGCGGCTACCACGTCCTCCGCGGATTACGCCGATAAGCACGTCGTCCGCGTCGAGGATAAGAACCACGATGACACCCCAGGTGGTGGCGTAGCCGCCTTCCCGGGCGAGGTAGCATCCGAGATGAAGAAGGTGGTGTGGCCTACCGCTAAGGAGATGCTGCAGTACACCCTCATTACCTTTGCGTTCCTTATCGTGCTGACCGTTTTGGTCTGGGGCGTTGACACCCTGGCTGGTCTCGGAGTTGAGCAGGTTCTCTCAGATTAG